Within the Miscanthus floridulus cultivar M001 chromosome 2, ASM1932011v1, whole genome shotgun sequence genome, the region TTACACACTTGTTCGGTATCTTTTAACTGTGCAAAAACTATTTAGCGATAGCCTCAACAAGTTTGTTTCAGGCTTTCAGCCCGCAGGATTGTTGATATCATAGCTCCCCTGCTGCTCCATGCTCTCTCGTGAAAAATGGACATTTTATGTACATTATAATTAACCACCTCTTGTTTGGAATGcatgaatttcacaggaatcttGTAGGAATTTTACAGAAATCAGTTTAATTTCACATGAAAAAACGTACATGTTTTTTTAGAAATATTGAGAGGCACCCGAGGAAGTCCCATTCGAAAGGATCCAATCACGTAGACTTTCTCCAAATAATGGCGTGCTACGAATCAATTTACGATGACTCGCCGCCGCCAAACATTGTCATTCCCAGTTTCCACCCATTATTTTTAGTACTTATCCAATAGGCTAAGTGCCAACTCTCAGAAGCCCACTGGGGCCGCCCACAAAGTGACACATTTCTACTACGAGTAGATTCCATAGATATTTGCTATTGCTACCAGCAGCTGACACACCTCACATCACCTGCCGCCACAGGAGTTACTGATGCGGCATCGCAGTCCTTCCTTTGTTCCCAGCGGCGAATCCAGGATTTTGTTTCAGGGTACGttaccaaaaaaaaaattcatataTAATTTGATAAATCTATTTCAGCAATTTAATAATAATTGTAAAATTAATAACATGATTCGATATATATGCACTAAATAACAcaataaggcttaaattcatgGATTAAGTTCAAATCATCCACTAAGTatagtataaatagttcaaaagccatatcaataattgaaataagGCATAAAAGAGAACCAGAGACTTACAATGCTTTTTTTTGACTATTTTATTCGACGCTTTCGAAGAGACATAAATATATTGATTATATCATAttcatcaacttcaaagaaaatatcTCGCTCAATGAAAATGACTAGACAGTCATCCAGAAGACTATCTTCTATCTTATTTCTTAACTTTGTTTTCACAAAAACCAttgcagaaaataccctttcaacacttGCCGTTGCCACATGTAGAAGCAATATCAATTTGAGGAGCTCATAAACCATATCGTACACTTTGTGCCTTTTTGTTTCAACAAGCTTAGctgagagatcaacaatattgtctagacctttgaagctatcatcatgtctcatgtcatcaatataattatctagctgcaactcaagtttgagcaaattattatttgaGAACTCCTTTGGGTAGAACTCAGCTAGTCTACGCAGCTTCTGTGCATCAAAAGAAGCAAATGACTTGGAAGGACTGAAGGCCGACATACAAGACAACAACTCCATATTAATCTTATCAAACCGATTATCAAGTTCTTGACTtatttgatcaatgacaccaataTATACTTCTCTTCTAAAGTGGTCATCATTGGTTTGCTTTTGGGCACGAGCTTTCCTTGCTGATTTTCCATAAGGAACATAATAACCATCCATAGCAGgaacttcaacaccatgtttaTCGCAAAATAAAGTGACATTCTCAAGAAAATTATTCCAACCATCAGACCTCAATTTTTGCATTCTTTtctttgccacattaacaagtgatattgcattaagaatatcttggTCCCTTCTTTGCAAATACTCAGATAACTCATTTGTATATCCAAGAATAATATACATTAAGTGTgcaaagaaaacaaactcaaagtTCTCAAATGCTCCGGTCACAAAATGTATTTTGGTCCAATCATCCTTATATGCAGGATCATCCCCAAGATCAACCAGTACATCATGGATTGCTTCATACATAGTAATGATGCTGCATACAGTTTTGTAATGAGATCCCCATCGAGTATCTCCAGGCCTAGGCAAACCTATCTCTTGATGTAATCCAGTTCCAGATTTAATTTCACCACAGTCAAGTGCTTTCTTGACATTCTCAAGCCTAGCATTTCTAAGCATGTCACGACGCTTACAGGAAACTCCAACAATATTCAACAAGATAGATATTTTATCAAAAAAATCTTGCAATCAGTATTTCCCTTGGCAAAAGCAACAAGAACCAATTAGAGTTGATGAGCAAaacaatgtatataataagcAGAAGGTGATTCTTGCATGATCAATGTTTTCAACCCTTTAATATCTCTTTTCATATTGCTAGCCCCATCATATCCTTGACCACGGATTTGAGTCATAGTCAAGCCATGACTAACAAGTAAAGCTTCAATTGCATCCTTAAGTGATAAAGAGGTAGTATCATCTATATGAATAACTCCAATAAAATGCTCACATGGCCTTCCCAATTTATCAACATAACACAAGCAaagagctagttgttctttatgtgatatatcactagactcaTTAGCTAAAATTGTATAGGGCTCATCACCAAGTTCTTTaattatt harbors:
- the LOC136537231 gene encoding uncharacterized protein; translation: MASSNPIQLSKLFKYMHVSSGYASGYQHPWQVGNPVGLSAVAHRAHRQLRASPFTKRTSDLVSCLAYALPYGLRRHRPPAASRRISDHNCSVMKRNEDIASLFQKHAAKKKTVAATATSNPDPIEPVVEEQIHERVVEEIRRDMLRNARLENVKKALDCGEIKSGTGLHQEIGLPRPGDTRWGSHYKTVCSIITMYEAIHDVLVDLGDDPAYKDDWTKIHFVTGAFENFEFVFFAHLMYIILGYTNELSEYLQRRDQDILNAISLVNVAKKRMQKLRSDGWNNFLENVTLFCDKHGVEVPAMDGYYVPYGKSARKARAQKQTNDDHFRREVYIGVIDQISQELDNRFDKINMELLSCMSAFSPSKSFASFDAQKLRRLAEFYPKEFSNNNLLKLELQLDNYIDDMRHDDSFKGLDNIVDLSAKLVETKRHKVYDMVYELLKLILLLHVATASVERVFSAMVFVKTKLRNKIEDSLLDDCLVIFIERDIFFEVDEYDIINIFMSLRKRRIK